A region from the Manihot esculenta cultivar AM560-2 chromosome 13, M.esculenta_v8, whole genome shotgun sequence genome encodes:
- the LOC110629466 gene encoding serine/threonine-protein kinase SRK2A, whose product MENMDKYELVKDLGAGNFGVARLLRHKETKELVAMKYIERGHKIDENVAREIINHRSLRHPNIIRFKEVVLTPTHLAIVMEYAAGGELFDRICSAGRFSEDEARYFFQQLISGVDYCHFKQICHRDLKLENTLLDGSPAPRLKICDFGYSKSSLLHSRPKSTVGTPAYIAPEVLSRREYDGKLADVWSCGVTLYVMLVGAYPFEDQKDPKNFRKTIQKIMAVQYKIPDYVHVSQDCRHLLSRIFVANPARRITIKEIKSHPWFLKSLPKELTESSQAIYYQRDNPSYYSVQSEEEIMKIVSEAKTRTPTSAPVKGFGWGGAEDEENEEIDEEVDEDEDEDDEDEYDKRVKEAQASGEYQIS is encoded by the exons ATGGAGAATATGGATAAATATGAGTTGGTGAAGGATTTGGGAGCTGGGAATTTTGGGGTAGCAAGGCTTTTGCGGCACAAGGAAACCAAAGAGCTTGTTGCTATGAAATACATCGAGCGAGGTCATAAG ATAGATGAGAATGTGGCAAGAGAGATCATAAATCACAGATCACTAAGGCACCCAAATATAATCCGTTTCAAGGAG GTGGTTTTGACTCCCACACATTTAGCCATTGTAATGGAGTATGCAGCTGGTGGAGAACTATTTGACAGGATCTGTAGTGCTGGTAGATTTAGTGAAGATGAG GCTAGATATTTCTTTCAGCAGCTGATCTCTGGTGTGGATTATTGTCACTTCAAG CAAATCTGCCATAGAGATTTGAAACTGGAAAATACACTTTTAGATGGAAGTCCTGCCCCTCGCTTAAAAATTTGTGATTTTGGTTACTCTAAG TCATCATTACTGCATTCAAGGCCAAAATCAACTGTAGGAACTCCAGCATACATAGCGCCAGAAGTTCTTTCTCGACGAGAATATGATGGCAAG TTGGCAGATGTATGGTCGTGTGGTGTTACACTCTATGTGATGCTTGTGGGAGCATACCCTTTTGAGGATCAGAAGGACCCTAAGAATTTTAGGAAAACAATTCAG AAAATAATGGCTGTACAGTACAAAATCCCTGACTACGTTCATGTGTCTCAGGACTGCAGACACCTTCTCTCGCGCATATTTGTTGCAAATCCTGCCAGA AGAATCACTATTAAAGAGATCAAAAGCCACCCATGGTTCTTAAAAAGTTTGCCCAAGGAGCTGACAGAATCAAGCCAAGCCATTTATTATCAGAGAGATAACCCAAGCTATTATTCTGTTCAAAGTGAGGAGGAGATTATGAAAATTGTCTCCGAGGCAAAAACACGAACTCCAACTTCTGCACCCGTTAAGGGCTTTGGCTGGGGAGGAGCTGAAGATGAAGAGAATGAAGAAATAGATGAAGAAGtagatgaagatgaagatgaagatgatgaagaTGAATATGACAAGAGGGTGAAGGAGGCCCAAGCAAGTGGAGAGTACCAAATCAGTTAA